Proteins encoded together in one Lathyrus oleraceus cultivar Zhongwan6 chromosome 5, CAAS_Psat_ZW6_1.0, whole genome shotgun sequence window:
- the LOC127088268 gene encoding argininosuccinate lyase, chloroplastic, with product MVSSAALSSSTFTLPSPLRFHSLTPRSTAFPNRKFFKTRMEAQTNTTDHAANPKEAKLWGGRFQESVTDTVERFTESVSYDKQLYKHDILGSTAHATMLAKQGLITESDRDSIIEGLREIEKRIENGEFSWRTDREDVYMNIEAALTDLIGEPAKKLHTSRSRNDQAVTDTRLWCRDAIDTIVASMRQFQVALLRLALNNQDVIVPGYTHLQRAQPVLVQHLLLAYVEEIERDAGRLIDCRARMNFSPLGACALAGTGLPIDRFMTSDALGFTAPMRNSIDAVSDRDFLLEFLSANAITAVHLSRLGEEWVLWASEEFGFITPSDSVSTGSSIMPQKKNPDPMELVRGKSGRVIGSLVTLLTVCKGLPHAYNRDLQEDKEPVFDSVRAILGMLEVSAEFAMNITFNRERIKKSLPAGFLDATTLADYLVKKGVPFRTSHEIAGKSVALCTLRNCQLLDLSLDELRSINPIFDNDVYEFLGVENSVKKFVSYGSTGSACVAEQLDYWVKKLEVK from the exons ATGGTGTCCTCAGCTGCGCTTTCTTCTTCAACCTTCACTCTTCCATCTCCACTTCGATTCCACTCCCTAACACCTCGATCCACCGCATTCCCTAACCGCAAATTCTTCAAAACCCGAATGGAAGCCCAAACCAACACCACCGACCATGCAGCAAACCCCAAAGAAGCTAAACTCTGGGGTGGAAGATTCCAAGAATCCGTTACCGACACCGTTGAACGGTTCACCGAATCCGTCTCTTACGATAAACAGTTATACAAACATGACATTCTCGGAAGCACAGCGCATGCAACCATGCTCGCTAAACAG GGTTTGATCACTGAGAGTGATAGGGATTCTATAATTGAAGGTTTGAGAGAGATTGAAAAGAGAATTGAGAATGGTGAGTTTAGTTGGAGAACTGATAGAGAAGATGTTTATATGAATATTGAAGCTGCACTTACTGATTTGATCGGTGAACCTGCTAAGAAGCTACATACTTCCCGGAGTAGAAATGATCAAGCTGTTACTGATACCAGACTTTGGTGTCGCGATGCTATTGATACGATTGTTGCGAGTATGAGACAGTTTCAGGTTGCGCTTCTTAGGCTGGCTTTGAATAATCAGGATGTTATTGTTCCTGGTTATACTCATCTGCAGCGCGCGCAGCCGGTTTTAGTTCAGCACCTTCTGCTTGCTTATGTTGAAGAG ATTGAACGTGATGCTGGTCGTTTGATTGATTGTAGAGCTAGGATGAATTTCAGTCCTTTAGGGGCTTGTGCACTGGCCGGTACAGGGCTCCCCATTGACCGGTTCATGACATCAGATGCATTGGGATTTACAGCTCCGATGAGGAATAG TATTGATGCAGTTTCTGACCGAGATTTTCTACTGGAGTTTCTTTCTGCTAATGCCATCACAGCAGTGCATCTTTCTCGACTTGGTGAAGAATGGGTATTGTGGGCTTCAGAAGAATTTGGATTTATCACTCCAAGCGACTCTGTTTCAACAGGAAGCAGCATAATGCCTCAGAAAAAGAATCCAGACCCAATGGAACTTGTTCGTGGTAAGTCTGGCAGAGTCATAGGGAGTTTGGTCACTCTTCTAACAGTGTGCAAAGGACTTCCACATGCTTACAATCGCGATTTGCAG GAAGACAAAGAACCAGTGTTTGACAGTGTTAGAGCTATTTTGGGAATGCTTGAAGTCTCAGCAGAATTTGCAATGAACATTACTTTCAATCGGGAAAGAATAAAAAAGTCTTTACCTGCCGGTTTTCTTGATGCAACAACACTTGCTGACTATCTTGTTAAGAAG GGTGTGCCATTCAGAACATCTCATGAAATAGCTGGAAAATCTGTTGCCTTGTGTACTTTGAGGAATTGTCAACTGCTGGACTTGAGCCTTGATGAGCTGAGAAGTATAAATCCTATCTTTGACAATGATGTGTATGAATTTCTTGGGGTAGAAAACTCGGTCAAGAAATTTGTTTCGTATGGTTCCACCGGGTCTGCTTGTGTTGCCGAGCAACTTGACTATTGGGTTAAAAAGCTTGAAGTTAAGTGA
- the LOC127088270 gene encoding uncharacterized protein LOC127088270, with the protein MAFSHLSWWLSSRKHRKQISKVYSVIRELDVLRFPEETVPSSSRRLKPKWHSKEEGKVDKECEFVIVPSDGGCISDVESVDSDWSIGWLEPHGTGFSRDDDESHESDNSFAVLVPCYGSNYGAMLEKSPKKNLLINVGYFSDESKKYVENWISSLPNT; encoded by the exons ATGGCTTTTTCCCATCTTTCGTGGTGGTTGTCGAGTAGAAAACATCGAAAACAAATATCAAAAGTTTATTCTGTTATAAGGGAACTCGATGTTTTGAGATTTCCAGAGGAAACCGTGCCTTCCTCTTCGAGAAGGTTGAAGCCAAAATGGCATAGTAAGGAAGAGGGGAAAGTTGATAAGGAATGTGAATTTGTTATCGTTCCATCTGACGGAGGATGCATTTCTGACGTTGAATCCGTTGATTCTGATTGGTCGATTGGCTGGTTGGAGCCTCACGGAACCGGATTCTCTCGCGACGATGATGAAAGTCATGAATCAGATAACAGTTTCGCTGTGCTTGTTCCTTGCTATGGAAGCAACTACGGCGCCATGTTGGAGAAGAGTCCTAAAAAGAACTTATTAATCAATGTTGGATACTTCTCAGATG AGAGCAAGAAATATGTGGAAAATTGGATATCTTCACTTCCTAATACCTGA